The genomic interval AGGCGGGCCGCTGCTCATCGCTCAGCTCGAACGGCTCCATGCCGAGCGAGCGGGCGATTCCGACGGCGGCTTCGAGGGCCCCACCGCTCGTGCCGCCGACGGCACATCGGGATCCTCGGAAGCGCTCGGCGTCATGCGGGGAGCCGGTGAAGGTCTGGAGCGGGTGGAGGCCGAAGAGCCCGCGCGCTCCGGACGGCTCGAGAGCGGCCAGCCCGGTGGCGCCGCTCGTGTGACCCACGAGCGGAGCTGCGCCGGCGACTGTCGCGGCCGCCGTGCCGATCTCGCCGTCGGGCACGCAGAGCAGGATCGCGTCGGCATTGCTCGGCGTCTGGCCGCGGCCGAGCGGCCCGGCGACCTCGCGCCCGGAGGCGCGCAGCGCCTCGCTTACGGCCGTGCCAAGACGGCCATTTCCGACGACCCCAATACGAAGTTCACTCATTTTGCGGTCCGTTCCTCTGTGGGTAACGGCCTCACGGCGAATTCTATCTACCCCCAAGGCTAGGGTCTTACGCCTAGATGGGACGGCCCGCCGCAGAGCGCCGAGAGGAGCTGATTCAGCTCTACCGCGAGGTTCAGAACTGCCGGCGCTGCCCGCTCTACGCTACCCGCACGCAGGCGGTGTTCGGCTCCGGCAACGCGGATGCCGACCTCATGTTCGTGGGCGAGGCGCCGGGCTTCCACGAGGACCAGCAGGGCAAGCCGTTCGTGGGCGCGGCCGGCAAGCTGCTCGACAACCTGCTGGAGGAGATCGGCCTCGCGCGCGAGGACGTGTTCATCGCGAACGTGCTGAAGAGCCGCCCGCCGGGCAACCGCGATCCTCAGCCCGAGGAGATCGAGGCCTGCAAGCCGTACCTCACGCGGCAGATCGCGCTGATCGAGCCGCGGGTGATCTGCACGCTCGGCAACTTCTCCACCAAGCTGCTCACGCGCCGCCAGGACGGCATCACGCGGGTGCACGGCACACCGCAGGACCACGTGATCGCGGGCCTGCCGATCCGGATCTATCCGATCTACCACCCCGCGGCCGGCCTGCGCAGCACCGCGATGCTCGAGACGCTGCGCGAGGACTTCAAGAAGCTGCCGGAGCTGCTCGAAGCCGCGCGGCCGCAGGAGGAGCCCGAGGACGAGGAGGACGCCTCGCCCGAACCGGTGGCGGCCTCGCAGCTGGGCCTCTTCGGGTAGCACGACCGTAGAGTCCCGCCTCGTGACGCACGAGACGGGCACGCCCGAGGAGACGGAGCGCGTGGGCGCCGAGCTGGCACGGCGGCTCGAGCCCGGCGACGTCGTGCTCGTCACGGGCGAGCTTGGCAGCGGGAAGACCACATTCGTCCGTGGCGCGGCCCGCGCGCTCGGGGTGACCGACCCGGTGACGAGCCCCACGTTCACGATCGGGCAGGTCTACGGTGGCGGCCCGCTGGAGGTGGCGCACATCGACCTCTACAGACTGCACTCGCTGTCGGGCGAGGACCCCGCCCTGCTGGACGACTACCTCACGCCGGAGCGGATCGGTTTCGTGGAGTGGCCGGACATTGCCGTGCCCGAGATAGGCCGCGCGGCGGCGCGGGTGACGATCCATCACCTCGGGCAGGACCGGAGGGCGATCGAAATCGAATGAACGTGCTGGGCTTCGACACCTCCACCGCCGCCACCAGCGTATGCGTGCTTCGCGCCGACGGCGAGGCGTTCGAGCGGATCCCCACGGACGAGGACCTGCTCGGGCCGCCCGGACACGCGCGCGAGCTGATGCCGGGCGTGGCGCAGGCGCTGGCCGACGCCGGTCTCGAGTACGGCGACCTCGATGCGCTCGCCGTGGGGGTGGGGCCGGGCAAGTTCACCGGTCTTCGCATTGGCGTGGCCACCGCCCGCGCTCTCGCTCACGCGGAGGACATTCCGGTCCACCCGGTGTCGTCGCTGGCGGCTCTCGCGGCCGGTATCGACGCCGAGGAGAGGCTGCCGCTGATCGACGCAAGGCGCGGTGAGCTGTTCGCCGCGCTCTACCGGGGAGCGGACGAGGTGTGGCCGCCGTTCGCCGCGCCGCCGCAGGCCCTGCTCGAACGGCTGCGAGAGGCAGCTTTCACCGTCGTGACTGCCGGCGACGGCTCGCTACGATTTCGACAAGAGCTGGAGGCGGGCGGAATCCACATCGCACCCGCCGGAGCGCACGCGGTGCGCGGGCTGCACATTTGCCGCCTGGCCGCGCAGGCGCCGGCGGTCCCGCCCGAGGCAGTCGTGCCGAACTACCTGCGAGACCCAGACGCAAAGCCACAGCGATGACCGACCCGCTCAAGATCCGGCGCCTCACCTACGCGGACCTGCCGCAGGTGATCGCGATCGAGCGGAGGGCTTTCCCCACGCCGTGGTCGCTCGCCATGTTCGTGCTCGAGCTGTCCAAGCCGAGCGGCATCTGCCTCGCCGCCACGCGCGGCGAGCGGGTCGTGGGCTACCTCGTCTGCTCGCGCTACGACCGCGTGTGGCACGTGATGAACGTGGCCGTGGACGACCGCCAGCTGCGCCAGGGCATCGCCACCGCGCTGCTCACCCGGCTGTTCGAACTGGCTGACCGGGCCGGTGAGCAGTACACGCTCGAGGTGCGCGAGTCGAACCACGGTGCGATCACGCTGTACGAGCGGTTCGGCTTCAAGTCCGCGGGCTTGCGCCCGGGCTACTACCACGACAACAAGGAGGACGCCGTGATCATGTGGCGCACGGCCGAGTCCGTCGGGGAGTCGCCGGAGGGCGCAGCCGAGGGTGCGCGGCCCGCGCACGCGTGATCCTCGCGATCGAGACGAGCTGTGACGACACCTGCGCCGCCGTCGTCACCACGGAGGGCGAGATCCTCTCGAACGTGGTCGCCTCGCAGGGGCTGCTCCACGAGCGCTACGGCGGAGTGGTGCCCGAGATCGCCTCGCGCAGGCACCTCGAGCTCGTGGACGCCGTCACGGCCGACGCGCTGGAGCGGGCGAACACCTCGCTCGACGCAGTGGGCAGCGTGGCGGTCACCCGCGGCCCGGGGCTGATCGGGGCGCTGCTCGTGGGCGTATCGAGCGCGAAGGCGCTCGCGGCCGCGCGCCGGCTTCCCCTCACGCCCGTGAACCACCTGCACGGCCACGTGGTGGCGAGCACGCTTGGCGAGAATCCAATCGAGCCGCCGTTCCTGTGCCTCGTGGCGAGCGGCGGCCACACGTTCGTCGCGCGCGTGGACGATCCGGCGGAGCACGCGGTGCTCGGCCAGACACTCGACGACGCCGCGGGCGAGGCGTTCGACAAGGGCGCCCGCATCCTCGGCCTGGAATATCCGGGCGGGCCGGTGATCGACCGGCTGGCGAAGGAGGGCGATCCCGAGGCGTTCGACTTCCCGCGCTCGCTCCCCGGCGATGGCCTCGACTTCAGCTTCAGCGGGCTCAAGACGGCCCTGCTCTACCGGGTGCGCGACCTGGGCGAGGCCGAGGCGGAGCGGCGCCGGCCCGACCTGGCGGCCTCCTACCAGCGCGCGATCGTGGACGTGCTCGAGGCCCGCGCCCGCCAGGCGATCGAGCGCGAGGGGCTGCAGCGGTTCGCGATCGGCGGCGGCGTGGCGGCCAACAGCGAGTGGCGCGCCCGCGCGCAGGAGCTCGACGCCGAGCTGTGGGTGCCGCCGATGGCGCTCTGCACTGACAACGCGGCGATGATCGCCGCGGCCTCCCGCTTCCAGGCGCCGATGCCATACCCCGAGTACCTAAGCCTCGACGCCTCCGCGCGCCCCGCCGCATGAGCGTCGTCACCCTCTACGGAAAGCCGGGCTGCCATCTCTGCGAGGACGCGTTCCAGGCGATCGAGCGCGTGCGCCGCGAGCGCGACTTCGAGCTGCGAGAGGTGGACATCACACTCGACCCGGGGCTGAACCGCGAATATGGGGAACGGATCCCCGTCGTGGCGGTGGATGGCGTCGAGCGATTCGAGTTCTTCGTGGACCCGGCCGCCCTCGCGAAGGCACTCGATAAAGTGGACGCGTGACCTTGAA from Thermoleophilaceae bacterium carries:
- the tsaB gene encoding tRNA (adenosine(37)-N6)-threonylcarbamoyltransferase complex dimerization subunit type 1 TsaB, coding for MNVLGFDTSTAATSVCVLRADGEAFERIPTDEDLLGPPGHARELMPGVAQALADAGLEYGDLDALAVGVGPGKFTGLRIGVATARALAHAEDIPVHPVSSLAALAAGIDAEERLPLIDARRGELFAALYRGADEVWPPFAAPPQALLERLREAAFTVVTAGDGSLRFRQELEAGGIHIAPAGAHAVRGLHICRLAAQAPAVPPEAVVPNYLRDPDAKPQR
- the rimI gene encoding ribosomal protein S18-alanine N-acetyltransferase — translated: MTDPLKIRRLTYADLPQVIAIERRAFPTPWSLAMFVLELSKPSGICLAATRGERVVGYLVCSRYDRVWHVMNVAVDDRQLRQGIATALLTRLFELADRAGEQYTLEVRESNHGAITLYERFGFKSAGLRPGYYHDNKEDAVIMWRTAESVGESPEGAAEGARPAHA
- the tsaE gene encoding tRNA (adenosine(37)-N6)-threonylcarbamoyltransferase complex ATPase subunit type 1 TsaE — translated: MTHETGTPEETERVGAELARRLEPGDVVLVTGELGSGKTTFVRGAARALGVTDPVTSPTFTIGQVYGGGPLEVAHIDLYRLHSLSGEDPALLDDYLTPERIGFVEWPDIAVPEIGRAAARVTIHHLGQDRRAIEIE
- a CDS encoding glutaredoxin family protein — encoded protein: MSVVTLYGKPGCHLCEDAFQAIERVRRERDFELREVDITLDPGLNREYGERIPVVAVDGVERFEFFVDPAALAKALDKVDA
- a CDS encoding uracil-DNA glycosylase; translation: MGRPAAERREELIQLYREVQNCRRCPLYATRTQAVFGSGNADADLMFVGEAPGFHEDQQGKPFVGAAGKLLDNLLEEIGLAREDVFIANVLKSRPPGNRDPQPEEIEACKPYLTRQIALIEPRVICTLGNFSTKLLTRRQDGITRVHGTPQDHVIAGLPIRIYPIYHPAAGLRSTAMLETLREDFKKLPELLEAARPQEEPEDEEDASPEPVAASQLGLFG
- a CDS encoding DUF2520 domain-containing protein gives rise to the protein MSELRIGVVGNGRLGTAVSEALRASGREVAGPLGRGQTPSNADAILLCVPDGEIGTAAATVAGAAPLVGHTSGATGLAALEPSGARGLFGLHPLQTFTGSPHDAERFRGSRCAVGGTSGGALEAAVGIARSLGMEPFELSDEQRPAYHAAASIASNFLVALEAAAEEVAAGAGLDPAEARAALAPLVRATVENWTELGPERALTGPVARGDELTVAAQREAVRATAPQLEALFDVMVERARALAGPKVPA
- the tsaD gene encoding tRNA (adenosine(37)-N6)-threonylcarbamoyltransferase complex transferase subunit TsaD, which encodes MILAIETSCDDTCAAVVTTEGEILSNVVASQGLLHERYGGVVPEIASRRHLELVDAVTADALERANTSLDAVGSVAVTRGPGLIGALLVGVSSAKALAAARRLPLTPVNHLHGHVVASTLGENPIEPPFLCLVASGGHTFVARVDDPAEHAVLGQTLDDAAGEAFDKGARILGLEYPGGPVIDRLAKEGDPEAFDFPRSLPGDGLDFSFSGLKTALLYRVRDLGEAEAERRRPDLAASYQRAIVDVLEARARQAIEREGLQRFAIGGGVAANSEWRARAQELDAELWVPPMALCTDNAAMIAAASRFQAPMPYPEYLSLDASARPAA